The genomic stretch TCACCCGGCCGTCAAGGCGGCGCCCGCGGTGACGGCGCCCGCGTAGACGGCGCCCGCGTAGACGGCGGCCGGGGTGACGCTGGGCGCGGCGACAGCGGTCGAGGCGAAGGCGGCCGTGGCGAAGGTGCCCGGGGCGACGGCGGCCCACGCGGTCGCGGCCAGGGCAGCCGTGGCGATGCTCCACGCGGGGCGGGCCAGGGCGGCGGCCGTGGGGAGGGTCAGCGCGGCCAAGGTCGAGGCGACCGTGGCGACGGCCAGGGCCAGGGCGGCCGTGGTGACGGGCAGCGCGGATCGGGCCAGCGCGGCAACGTCGACGGCGGGCAGCGCGGGCGCGGAGACGGCCAGCGCGGCGGTCAGCGCCGCCAGGACCGCCAGGCCCCGATGGGCGCCATGGCTGAGGCCCTCCGCAAGGCCGGCCTCACCGGCGACAACGGACGCTGAGCCAGTCAGGGGGCGCCTGGGCGACAACCGCCCAGGCACTCCGCTCATCGGCGCCTTGATCGCCTGGCGTCACGGCCTACATCTGCTGCTCCCTAGCGGAATCAGTCGAAGAGTTCCTCGGCGGTGGTGACCTCGAGAGACCGGTCGAACCAGGTCTCGAGCAGGGCGAGGTCCGTGCACCTCAGGATCCGCTCCCGAACCGAGTCCATGACAGGGATGCCGCGTCGCTCCAGGATCCTCAGCACGACCTTGGCTTCGCCCTCGGCCCGTCCCTCGGCCCGTCCCTCTTCACGCAGCATCTCCGCGAACTCGGACTTGAATCGGTAGTTCTTCATGGTCATCGCTGAGCCGGGATCAGTCGAAGAGTTCCTCAGCAGTGGTGACCTCGAGAGACCGGTCGAGCCAGGTCTCGAGCAGGGCGAGGTCCGTGCACCCCAGGATCCGCTCCTGGACGGACTTCGTGACGGGGATGCCACGCCGCTTCAGGATCCTCAGCACGGACTTAGCTTCGCCGCGAGCCTCGCCCTCGCTGCGGAGGATCTCGGCGAACTCGGACTTGAATCGGTAGTTCTGCATGGTCATCAGACGCCTCCAGGTCTGTCGAGCCAGGCCGGCTCCGAGACCTATTTCCGTTTGCTCGGCGATGTATTGGGCGGTGTCGGTGTCGACAGTGTTCAGCGCGACGTCCAGGGCTTCCAGTATGGCATTGACCTTGGGAGATCGCGCGTGTGTGAGCGCTGAGAACATGGCGAGCACCACGTCCGTGCACGCCTCGGCCGGATCGGTGATCTGGGGCACGTTGTCGGGGCCGAGCACGATGGGGTAGACGATCAGGCACGGGTGGCCGGCCAGGCCGATGCGCTTCGGTTCGCGAGCCCATTTGGCCGTGGCCTCGTCCTGGCAGATCACCAGGAGCACCACCGGACACTCGAACTTGATGTGCGCGTAGCTGAGGTAGTAGGCCCATGCGGCGATCTTGTCGTCGTCCGGCCGCATTTGGGACTCGCCGATGATCACGTGCTTGGCGCCCCACGGGGTCTTGAGCAGCATCACCGTGTCGCAGCGCCGCTCGATCGGCGTGATCTCCGTGAGGTCGGTGTCGACGACAGCGACTTCGCACGAGATCGGGAAGTCGATGTTGAGCATCTTGAAGGCATGAGAGAACAGCCCCGGATTGTCGCGGAAGATGCGATGGAGTGCCTCATGCTGGGGGAAGGCATGCACGGAACGTTAGCATTCAATAACGCTGAGTCGCGACGGTTTTCGAAAGCTCTGCCGGACAAACGCGGTGGTCGCCAGACCACCGTCGAGAGATACGGTCGGATGGTGAGCACATCAGCGTTTACCAAGGCGATCGCCCAGGCCCGCGACCTGCTCAGGTGGCATTCTCCGCTGCGAACGGAGCTATGGGCTGCGCGGCTCACGGCGAGCCTGGATCAGGCCCTGGTCCCTGCGTTCCTGCGGGAGCTTGCGGAGGACGGCACGGCGGAGGCACGGCTCACGCTCGTGGCTCTGGCGGCGGTCAACCCGACCCCTTCGCCCAGCGGTGCCGTCCCATCCGCCGGCACGGCCGAGGCCGATGACTCGGAGGCGTACGCGCGGGCCGCGGAAGGGCTGATCGACACACTGCCGACATGGGTCAGCCGGATGGGCCGGGTGACGTGCGAGGGCGCCTGGTACGGCAAGGCCGACCCGTACGGTGAGCAGGTCCTGGCGGTCCTGTCCTTCCGGTACGAGAACAGCAAGGAGCCGCACATCCTCGTCGTGGGGATCGATCAGCCGAACGGCGGGATAGCGGTCGACGCGGTGGTGGAGGAGCCGAAGTTCCTCGACGACCTGCACCTGGACGCGGCGGAGCCGCAGGTGGTCGCGGGCCGGATCCTGGACGCGTTCGAGCTGGGTGACCGGATCATGGGTGCGGCGGTCGCCGACACGCTGCCGGAGGTCCGCCCGCTGGCGATCGCCAGAGCCCGCACGGTGCCGGGGCTCATCCGCGGGGCGGGTGACGACACCGCGGTCCGATTCGATGAGCTGCCGGACCTGCCAGGGGCGCGGGAGGCGTTCGAGAAGCTGGTGGAGTTCCTCGGGGACCGCCCGCTGTGGTGGAGTCCGGTAAGGGTGTCGCAGTTCCTGACGTCATGGTTGCCCCGGGAGGCGATCATGTCGGACGCGGCCATCGCCGCGATGCCGGAGGTGGTGCGCGCCTGGAGCCGCTTCTCGGGCGATCACCCTGCCGTGCTGCGTCACATCGACGAGGACGCGCCGCGCCTGCCTGCCCTCATGGCCGACGACTCCCTGGCCGGGCTCGCCAAACGCATCGCTCAGGGCCGCCTCTGACCGTACGGCTCCGCATCACCTGGTGAGCTGGGCTGCCGCGCTGGACAGGAGCATGTCGAGGGCCGTCGGGTAGACGCTGTTGTTCATGCGGGCCACCAGCAGCGGTGCCGTGGCGGCGATGTTGGGGTGGGTGGCGGCGGGCAGGCGGGCGTACGTGTCCCGCCACACCTCCTCGTCGGCCTCCCGCGCGGCCGCGGGCAGGGCCAGCGTGGCGGCGTCGAGGATGGAGAAGGCCAGGCTCTGGTCGATGAAGGCGTGGTAGATGCGCACCGCGTCGGCGTCCGGGAAGCCCGCGCCGCGCAGGACGCCGAGGATCGTCTCGTCTGCCGCCACCTCGTTCGGGAGTCCCGTGACGCGACTGGCGGTCAGGACTGCGGCCTGGGGGTGGGCCAGGTAGGCGTGATGGATGCGCAGCCCGAGCTCGCGGAGGTCGGATCGCCAGTCGCCGGTGGACCGCCAGCCGGCCATGGCGTGGGCGATCAGCTCGTCGGCGATGGCCAGGATGAGGTCGTCCATGCCGCGGAAGTAGCGGTAGACGGTGCTGGCATCGGCGCCCAGGGCGAGACCGAGGCGCCGGGCGGTCAGGCCGGCCGCGCCGTGCTCACGCAACATGCGCAGCGCGGTCTCGACGATGAGCTGGTGGGTGAGGACCTGGCCCTGTTTGGTGGGGCGGCGCCGCCGCCGGCCCGCCTCGGGCACCACCCGTTTCGGCATCGAAGCCCTCCTTATGCCAACGCCATTGACGTTGATGAGCGTAGTCGAGTTGGATGAAGGACACAGCCACTCAAAAGCGGATAAAGCGGATAAAAGGATTATTGTCATGCGTATCCTTCTCGTAGGAGCCGGCGGGGTGGGAACCGCCATCACGCGGATCGCCGCTCGCCGCCCGTTCTTCGACCACATGGTGGTCGCCGACTACGACCTCCCCCGCGCCAAGGCGGCCGTCGCCGCACTGGGCGAGCACGCGACCAGGTTCACCCCCGCCAGGATCGACGCCGCCGACGCCGCGGCCGTCACCGCACTGCTCCATGAACACGCGTGCGACGTGCTGCTCAACGCCACCGACCCGCGTTTCGTGTTGCCGCTGTTCGAGGCGGCGCTGGCCGCCGGCGTCGACTACCTCGACATGGCCATGTCGATGTCGAAGCCGCACCCGGAGCGCCCGTACGAGGAGGTCGGCGTCAAGCTGGGCGACGAGCAGTTCGCCAGGGAAAAGGAGTGGACGGGGAAAGGCAGGCTGGCGCTGGTCGGCATGGGCGTGGAGCCGGGGCTCGCCGACGTGTTCGCCAGGTACGCCGCCGACGAGCTCTTCGACGAGATCGAGGAGATCGGCATCAGGGACGGCGCCAACCTCACCGTCGACGGCTACGAGTTCGCCCCGTCGTTCTCCATCTGGACCACGATCGAGGAGTGCCTGAACCCGCCGGTCATCTATGAAAAGGACCGCGGCTGGTACACGACGGAGCCGTTCAGCGAGCCGGAGGTCTTCGACTTCCCCGAAGGCATCGGCCCGGTCGAGTGCGTGAACGTCGAGCACGAGGAGGTGCTGCTCGTCCCCCGGTGGATCCCGGCGCGGAAGGTCACCTTCAAGTACGGCCTCGGCGAGGAGTTCATCGGCACGCTCAAGACCCTGCACGCGCTCGGCGTGGACAGCACCGAGCCGGTCCCCGTCAGGACCGATCAAGGCACGGCCCGGGTGGCGCCGCGCGACGTGGTCGCAGCGGTCCTGCCCGACCCGGCCGGGCTCGGCGACCGTATGCACGGCAAGACCTGCGCCGGCACCTGGGTGAAGGGACTCAAGGACGGCCGGCCGCGCGAGGTGTACCTGTACCACGTGGTGGACAACCAGTGGTCGATGCGCGAGTACGGTTCCCAGGCCGTGGTCTGGCAGACCGCCGTCAACCCGGTGATCGCGCTGGAACTGCTGGCGAGCGGGGTCTGGAAGGGCACGGGCGTGCTGGGTCCCGAGGCGTTCGAGCCGCGCCCGTTCCTGGACCTGCTGGTGCAGTACGACTCACCATGGGGCATACGGGAGCAGTGAGGAATCATGGACATGTGACAACCAGAAACACCATCGCCGACGATCCTGACCGCGCACCCGCCCGCTCTCACCTCTACGCCATGGGAATGTCGGAGGAGGAGATGCGCCGCCCGGTGGTGGGCATCGCCTCCACCTGGACCGGCACCATGCCCTGCAATCTCACCCACCGCGAGCTGGCCGCCCACGTGGCCGAGGGGGTGCGGGCGGCAGGCGGCATGCCGATGGAGTTCAACACCATCGCGGTCTCCGACAACCTCACCATGCACACGCCGGGCATGCGCACGTCGCTGGTCAGCCGCGAGGTCATCGCGGACTCGATCGAGCTGATGGGCCGGGCGCACGGTTTCGACGCCATCGTCGCGATCGTGGGCTGCGACAAGACCGTGCCCGCGGCGATCATGGCGCTGGCCCGGCTGGACGTGCCGTCCGTGATCCTCTACAGCGGCAGCATGATGCCGGGCCGGTGGCGCGGGCGGGACGTGACGATCCAGGACATGTGGGAGGCGCTGGGCGAGCGTGCCGTCGGCCGCCTGGACCAGTCCGAGCTGGACGACCTGGCCAAGCACGCCTGCCCGGGCGCGGGCACCTGCGCCGCCCAGTACACCGCCAACACCATGGGCAGCGTCGCCGACTTCCTGGGGCTCGCGCCGTTCGGCGTGGGCGACATCCCGGCGGTGGCCGCGGAGAAGAACGCCGCGGCGTACCGGGTGGGCGAGATCGCCATGGACGCGCTGGCCCGCGACGCCCGCCCGTCCCGCGTGCTCACCGAGGACGCCCTGCACAACGCGATCGTGTCGGTGGCGGCCATGGGCGGCTCGACCAACGCGGTGCTGCACCTGCTGGCCATCGCCCGCGAGGCCGGGCTGCCGCTGGAGATCGACAGGATCGGCGAGGTCTGCCGCGAGGTCCCGATCATCACGGGCCTCAAGCCGAGCGGCGGCGACCACACGGCACTCGACCTGTGGCGGGCAGGGGGCACGTCGCTGGTGGCGCGCCGGCTGCTGGCAGCCGGGCTGCTGCGCGAGAACGTCACGCTGGTGGACGGCCGCAGGCTCGTCGACGTCGCCGGTGCGGCCCACGAGACGCCGGGGCAGGAGGTCGTGGCGAGCGTGGAGCGGCCGTTCAAGCGGCACGGCGCGCTGGCCATCCTGCGCGGCACGCTGGCGCCCGACGGCTGCGTGCTCAAGCTGGGCGGCAAGAGCGACTTCCGGCATGAGGGCCCGGCCCGGGTGTTCGACTCCGAGGACTCCTGTTACGACGCCATCCAGGAGGGCCGGATCGTGGCCGGCGACGTGATCGTCGTCCGGTACGAGGGCCCGGCGGGCGGCCCCGGCATGCGCGAGATGCTCTCGATCACCGGCCCGCTCGTCGGCCGGGGCCTCGGCTCGTCCGTGGCGCTGGTCACCGACGGGCGCTTCAGCGGCGTCTCGCACGGCCTGGTGATCGGGCACGTGACGCCGGAGGCGTACCGCGGCGGGCCGATCGCGCTGGTGCGGGACGGGGACACGGTGGTCATCGACAGCGCTGCCGGGACGATCGACCTGCTGGTGCCCGAGGCGGAGCTGGCCGAGCGCCGGGCCGCATGGCAGCGGCCCGAACGGCCGGTGGAGCGAGGGGTGCTGGCGAAGTACGTCGCGACGGTCGGCTCCGCCTCCGACGGCGCGGTCACCGTGTGACGGCGGCTATGCTGCCCATTGACGTGTCGGCAGTGCCCGGAGAGGGCGTTCCAGAGGAGACTTACGCGATGTACAAGGAGTTCGCTGTCGAGGCCGTGATGTGGCTGGTCCCGGTCGCCGTGCTGATCGGGGTAGCGCTCCTCGTCACCGCGTGAGCCGTGCGGGCCGAGCCGAAGGCCCGGCCCGCCTTCACTCAGCGGTAATACCTGTAGGCCACGTACGTGCTGGCGTACTTGTAGTAACGACCTCGGTAGTCGAGGAAGTCGTTCCACATGTTGGCCAGCGTGCGCGTGCGCACGGTGCAGCTGGCCCAGCCCACCCCGTACGGCCGGATCGAGCCGACGTAGTCGTAGCAGGCGCCGGCCTTCCTGCCGTTGATGCGCAGCTTCACGTTGAGCTTGACGTTGAAGAGCCGCTTGCCCGAGATGTTCTTGATCCGGACCTTGATCCGGCAGGTCTCCTCGCAGTGACCCCAGTAGCTCTTGGTGCGGATCAGCTGCGCGCCGGTGGCCGACGTCGAAGCGTCCACGCCGGACGATGAGGAGGACGCGGCGGCCGGTGCGGCCATGAGCGTGGTCGCGGCAGCCGCCACTAAGACCGTGCCGGCAAGACTCTTGATCATTCTGCCCCCTGTGCAGAAGATGGTCGCTCCCCCCTGTCGGCAGCGACTCGTACCGGTCCGACTACTATCAGGAATACGGACTGATCCACATTTGAGGGCGATGATCCGATACGAAACGGTTATTCGCTTATATCGGCCTTATGGGGTTACGAGGCCCACGCCAGCAGCGGCCCTCCCTGCCTGAGCCGTTTCAGCGCCTGCTTCTCCAGCTGGCGGATCCTTTCCCTGGTCAGGCCCAGTTGCTCGCCGATCTCGGTGTACGTCTGGACCTGCTGACCACTGAGGCCGTACCTGAGGCTGATGATGAACGCCTCACGCGGCGGCAGCATCGTGACCACCTGGTAAAGCTCGTCGCTCATCGCCCGGCGCTCGGTCGCCTCCTGCACCTGCACCCCGTCCTCGTCGGCGATCATGTCCCCGATCCGGCCCTCCCCGTGCTCGCCGACCGGGATGTCCAGACTGACCATCTCCTGCGCGAGCACACGTAACGAGGCGACCTGCTCCGGCGAGCGATCGGCAGCCTCGGCGAGCTCGGCGTCGGCCGGTTCCCTCCCCAGCTCCGCGGCGAGCTGCCGCTCGACCCTGATCAGCCGCGACAGCTCCTCCGCCACGTGGATCGGCAGCCGGACGATGCGGCTCTTGTCGTGGATGCCGCGCTCGATGGCCTGGCGGATCCACCACATCCCGTACGTGGAGAACTTGTATCCCCGCCGGTAGTCGAACTTCTCCACCGCCCTGATCAGCCCCAGATTGCCCTCCTGGATGACGTCGAGCAGCGGCAACCCCCGGAAGGCGTAGCGTCTGGCGGTGGCCACCACCAGCCGGAGGTTGGACCTGATCAGCAGGTCCTTGGCGCGTTGCCCATCGAGTGCGACGAGTTCGAGCTCGGGCGTGCCGGCGCCGCGCTCGATCAGATGGCCCGCGTAGAGGCCTGCCTCGATCCGCCGGGCGAGGTCGACTTCGTCCGCGGCGGAGAGCAAGGGGGTCTTTCCGATCTGCTCCAGATACATGCCGAGCAGATCGGGCTCTTCGGACGACATGCCCGGGAACTACCCGGTAAACGGCGGCGAATTCCCGTCGTCGTTGAGTTCGGCGATGGCCAGCTCGGCTGTGCTGCGGATGTCGAAGAACTTGTCCAGCGCGGTGATCGCGAACAGGTGCTTGCACCTGCCGTTGAGCCCGGACAGCAGCAGCCGGCCGCCTGAAGCCGTGACGGCCTTGTGCAGGTAGACCAGCACGGACAGCCCTGAGGAGTCGCACACGCTGACGGCCTGCATGTCG from Nonomuraea polychroma encodes the following:
- a CDS encoding TetR/AcrR family transcriptional regulator; translated protein: MPKRVVPEAGRRRRRPTKQGQVLTHQLIVETALRMLREHGAAGLTARRLGLALGADASTVYRYFRGMDDLILAIADELIAHAMAGWRSTGDWRSDLRELGLRIHHAYLAHPQAAVLTASRVTGLPNEVAADETILGVLRGAGFPDADAVRIYHAFIDQSLAFSILDAATLALPAAAREADEEVWRDTYARLPAATHPNIAATAPLLVARMNNSVYPTALDMLLSSAAAQLTR
- a CDS encoding saccharopine dehydrogenase family protein is translated as MRILLVGAGGVGTAITRIAARRPFFDHMVVADYDLPRAKAAVAALGEHATRFTPARIDAADAAAVTALLHEHACDVLLNATDPRFVLPLFEAALAAGVDYLDMAMSMSKPHPERPYEEVGVKLGDEQFAREKEWTGKGRLALVGMGVEPGLADVFARYAADELFDEIEEIGIRDGANLTVDGYEFAPSFSIWTTIEECLNPPVIYEKDRGWYTTEPFSEPEVFDFPEGIGPVECVNVEHEEVLLVPRWIPARKVTFKYGLGEEFIGTLKTLHALGVDSTEPVPVRTDQGTARVAPRDVVAAVLPDPAGLGDRMHGKTCAGTWVKGLKDGRPREVYLYHVVDNQWSMREYGSQAVVWQTAVNPVIALELLASGVWKGTGVLGPEAFEPRPFLDLLVQYDSPWGIREQ
- the ilvD gene encoding dihydroxy-acid dehydratase, which gives rise to MTTRNTIADDPDRAPARSHLYAMGMSEEEMRRPVVGIASTWTGTMPCNLTHRELAAHVAEGVRAAGGMPMEFNTIAVSDNLTMHTPGMRTSLVSREVIADSIELMGRAHGFDAIVAIVGCDKTVPAAIMALARLDVPSVILYSGSMMPGRWRGRDVTIQDMWEALGERAVGRLDQSELDDLAKHACPGAGTCAAQYTANTMGSVADFLGLAPFGVGDIPAVAAEKNAAAYRVGEIAMDALARDARPSRVLTEDALHNAIVSVAAMGGSTNAVLHLLAIAREAGLPLEIDRIGEVCREVPIITGLKPSGGDHTALDLWRAGGTSLVARRLLAAGLLRENVTLVDGRRLVDVAGAAHETPGQEVVASVERPFKRHGALAILRGTLAPDGCVLKLGGKSDFRHEGPARVFDSEDSCYDAIQEGRIVAGDVIVVRYEGPAGGPGMREMLSITGPLVGRGLGSSVALVTDGRFSGVSHGLVIGHVTPEAYRGGPIALVRDGDTVVIDSAAGTIDLLVPEAELAERRAAWQRPERPVERGVLAKYVATVGSASDGAVTV
- a CDS encoding sigma-70 family RNA polymerase sigma factor gives rise to the protein MSSEEPDLLGMYLEQIGKTPLLSAADEVDLARRIEAGLYAGHLIERGAGTPELELVALDGQRAKDLLIRSNLRLVVATARRYAFRGLPLLDVIQEGNLGLIRAVEKFDYRRGYKFSTYGMWWIRQAIERGIHDKSRIVRLPIHVAEELSRLIRVERQLAAELGREPADAELAEAADRSPEQVASLRVLAQEMVSLDIPVGEHGEGRIGDMIADEDGVQVQEATERRAMSDELYQVVTMLPPREAFIISLRYGLSGQQVQTYTEIGEQLGLTRERIRQLEKQALKRLRQGGPLLAWAS
- a CDS encoding STAS domain-containing protein, translating into MTSEQALSISLGLQGPCVIARLTGDFDFGSAAEVRDRVTKALDLTQPPLLVIDMQAVSVCDSSGLSVLVYLHKAVTASGGRLLLSGLNGRCKHLFAITALDKFFDIRSTAELAIAELNDDGNSPPFTG